The Vibrio gigantis genome contains a region encoding:
- a CDS encoding EAL domain-containing protein, with amino-acid sequence MTDAIQNEYQKERNVLAISLFVPLVAAACLAGILIGKGKVELSIFHEVSVILACSGFIIGIIFGNRLVLTQMEKVIAIRERSQRAVRIREALLNGEIKPYLQSRVSEKSGKINGCEALARWESQHGVIPPAEFIPFSIEEGLISSIDTEIAVQAIHQLEVWVHEHTIEDNFTLSFNVAADTLQCPDSIEKIANALSSVVSHKVTVEIEITEQSKVDTNQLMLRHIEVLKQSGAALALDDFTAGHNSMTMLTSIKFDSIKFDRSLITFKSHDVRSQEVSIKVLESFVGLSKQLGLNTTLEGIETEEARHLYSSSGIESFQGFLFSKPLSSNNFKQHYINFNH; translated from the coding sequence ATGACGGACGCAATACAAAATGAATATCAGAAAGAGAGAAACGTGCTCGCCATATCTCTGTTTGTACCTTTGGTGGCCGCAGCTTGCCTTGCAGGAATATTGATTGGTAAGGGTAAAGTTGAGCTATCAATCTTTCACGAAGTCAGTGTGATTTTGGCTTGCAGCGGATTTATCATTGGTATCATTTTTGGCAATCGACTTGTGTTGACACAAATGGAAAAAGTCATCGCGATCCGAGAACGCAGTCAACGCGCCGTTAGGATACGAGAAGCACTGTTAAACGGCGAGATCAAACCCTATCTCCAAAGTAGGGTATCTGAAAAAAGCGGTAAAATTAATGGCTGTGAAGCTTTGGCCAGGTGGGAATCTCAACATGGCGTGATACCACCTGCAGAGTTCATCCCTTTCTCGATAGAAGAGGGTTTGATTTCAAGCATAGACACCGAAATTGCAGTCCAAGCCATACACCAATTGGAAGTGTGGGTGCATGAGCATACTATTGAAGACAACTTTACGCTTTCGTTTAATGTTGCCGCCGACACCCTACAGTGTCCAGATTCAATAGAGAAGATAGCAAATGCTTTAAGCAGTGTAGTGAGTCATAAAGTTACGGTTGAAATAGAGATTACTGAACAAAGCAAGGTAGACACTAACCAATTGATGCTCAGACACATTGAGGTTCTGAAACAATCAGGAGCAGCTTTGGCGCTTGACGATTTCACAGCAGGTCACAATAGCATGACTATGTTGACGTCCATAAAATTTGATTCCATCAAATTCGATAGAAGCCTCATCACCTTTAAGTCCCATGATGTCCGTTCACAAGAGGTAAGCATCAAAGTGTTGGAAAGTTTTGTGGGCTTATCTAAACAGTTGGGGTTGAACACCACTCTAGAAGGGATAGAAACTGAGGAAGCACGTCACTTGTACTCCTCGTCAGGTATAGAGAGTTTTCAGGGCTTTTTGTTTTCAAAGCCCTTGTCTTCCAATAACTTCAAGCAACATTATATTAATTTCAACCATTGA
- a CDS encoding LexA family protein — protein MNILTYPVSAGVVGFESPAAEYKQLELSLDELLVEHPSSTFLALAQGDSMQGVGIFSGDVLIVDRALTAKDHDIIIANLNGELVCKILDIKGRRLLSANESMKPVRIDEQDSFAIEGVLASSIRLHRVSTMFSG, from the coding sequence ATGAATATATTAACTTATCCAGTGAGTGCAGGCGTGGTGGGTTTTGAGTCCCCAGCTGCAGAATATAAACAACTGGAATTGAGCCTTGATGAATTGCTGGTGGAACACCCTTCATCAACTTTTTTAGCGCTGGCACAGGGAGATAGCATGCAAGGAGTTGGGATTTTTTCAGGTGATGTATTGATTGTAGATCGAGCCCTTACTGCGAAAGACCACGATATTATCATTGCCAATCTAAACGGTGAACTGGTTTGTAAAATTCTAGATATCAAAGGACGTCGCTTGCTGAGTGCGAATGAATCAATGAAGCCGGTAAGAATTGATGAACAAGACTCCTTCGCAATAGAAGGGGTATTAGCGAGTTCCATCAGACTCCACCGTGTATCAACTATGTTTTCGGGTTAA
- a CDS encoding Y-family DNA polymerase — MYSLIDGNSFYNSCHQVFRPDLRGKPVITVSNNDGCAVAVNNQAKALNIPKFEPYFKIKALCEQHGVTVFSSNYELYSSLSLRMMQVIARFGPEQLIYSIDESFLNLDKCINIPCLREHGAAIRKAIWKECRIPVCVGTGPTLTLSKLANHAAKKLPGYQGVCVLDSVKETQRVLQAIDVGSVWGIGRKRTKALQFIGITTAAQLANFSPSKARKEFDVGVERTIRELNGEKCIPFDIARADKQQVFSTRSLGKRITEFDELRQAISQHVGIASRKIRAQQSLCKVLVCFAGNSPFDEKPVSFKAIHKFEYATANVDTLTSAACALAKTLYKEGVQYYKVGVGLIDLVDGRHEQADLFNPQPNNAKLMASFDQINAKYGTDTIFLAAQGTPTRQSWGMRRDMLSPQYTTKWSDLPRIAC, encoded by the coding sequence ATGTATTCATTAATAGATGGCAATTCATTCTACAATTCGTGTCATCAAGTCTTCAGACCTGATTTACGTGGAAAGCCGGTTATCACCGTCAGTAACAATGATGGTTGTGCCGTTGCGGTAAACAATCAAGCGAAGGCGTTGAACATTCCAAAGTTCGAACCTTACTTTAAAATCAAGGCATTATGTGAGCAACATGGCGTTACAGTCTTCTCATCTAACTATGAACTGTACTCCAGTTTGAGCTTGCGGATGATGCAAGTGATTGCACGTTTTGGACCTGAACAACTGATCTATTCAATCGATGAAAGCTTCCTAAATCTGGACAAGTGCATAAACATTCCTTGTTTACGAGAGCATGGGGCCGCAATTCGAAAAGCAATATGGAAAGAGTGTCGGATCCCGGTCTGTGTGGGAACCGGCCCGACGCTCACCCTCTCAAAATTAGCCAACCACGCAGCGAAAAAACTCCCTGGTTATCAGGGGGTATGTGTTTTAGATTCAGTGAAAGAAACCCAACGTGTTCTCCAGGCTATTGATGTGGGTTCAGTTTGGGGGATTGGTCGCAAGCGAACGAAAGCATTGCAATTTATTGGGATCACTACCGCAGCGCAACTAGCAAATTTTTCACCTTCAAAAGCGAGAAAAGAATTCGATGTCGGTGTTGAGCGCACGATACGGGAGCTCAATGGTGAAAAGTGTATTCCATTCGACATAGCAAGAGCAGACAAACAACAAGTTTTTTCTACCCGCAGTCTGGGTAAGCGCATAACGGAATTCGATGAGCTTAGACAAGCTATCAGTCAGCATGTGGGCATTGCCTCGCGAAAGATCCGTGCTCAACAGTCACTTTGTAAAGTGTTGGTTTGCTTTGCAGGAAATTCACCTTTTGACGAAAAGCCGGTTAGTTTCAAAGCGATTCACAAATTTGAGTACGCGACAGCTAATGTAGATACCTTAACCAGTGCGGCCTGTGCTCTGGCCAAAACACTCTACAAAGAAGGTGTTCAGTACTACAAAGTCGGTGTTGGGCTGATTGACCTCGTTGACGGAAGGCATGAGCAAGCTGACCTATTTAACCCACAACCCAATAATGCAAAGTTAATGGCTTCGTTTGATCAGATAAACGCAAAGTATGGAACGGACACTATCTTTCTGGCTGCGCAAGGAACACCCACAAGACAGTCTTGGGGTATGCGCCGCGATATGCTGTCTCCACAATACACCACTAAATGGAGCGACTTACCTAGAATCGCCTGCTAG
- a CDS encoding phage integrase Arm DNA-binding domain-containing protein, whose amino-acid sequence MSRSRTHQNSDLPPYLYRFKHKDGRMRFRLKLVTGKFFNFPVGTKKLHAINEAVNYNIKYRSMEQLIEKAHRTSLPTLDSVPDKPRHTSSNEFNIPLEKALKKIFPLIKREELSKGTMEKYQLVMKKLCKDLGKTNTHDLNLQMMNVFLNTHYSKFSAKCFNNNLSFVNKAFSYLADQSYIPDNFMRNKKRLRITKKELVKKRQRLTLEEFELIYDSAPIFLKVAMALTLETTHAINEICRIKYNIRTPKDNRCGIVWNEDKQPILVDGEKIYGYLYIHRQKVLNSDASRVKIPVTQSIYDIVQLSYTDRIRCPYIVHMKPIQRQRGVAKDCDHIYQVQSHYLSKQFSRVRDKVGVKSHLPSNERPTYHEIRSLAARMIEEKGLSATKRMAHSNSKTTEIYTKPDQAVWNECEPISVKQYPNDN is encoded by the coding sequence ATGAGTAGAAGCCGCACACATCAAAACAGCGATTTACCACCTTACCTATATCGATTTAAACATAAAGACGGAAGAATGCGTTTCCGTCTGAAACTTGTAACAGGCAAATTTTTCAACTTCCCTGTAGGCACGAAGAAACTTCACGCGATCAATGAAGCGGTTAACTACAATATCAAATACCGGTCTATGGAACAGCTCATAGAAAAAGCCCACCGAACTTCATTACCGACTCTCGATAGTGTCCCAGATAAGCCACGACACACTTCTTCAAACGAATTCAATATTCCTTTGGAAAAAGCACTGAAGAAAATTTTTCCGTTGATTAAAAGAGAAGAACTGTCAAAAGGTACGATGGAGAAGTATCAATTGGTGATGAAAAAACTCTGTAAGGATTTAGGAAAAACAAACACTCACGATTTAAACTTACAAATGATGAATGTCTTCTTGAACACTCATTATTCAAAATTTTCAGCTAAGTGCTTCAACAATAATCTGAGCTTTGTTAATAAAGCATTCAGTTACTTAGCAGATCAATCGTATATACCTGATAACTTCATGCGCAATAAGAAACGTCTAAGGATCACTAAAAAAGAACTGGTTAAAAAGCGACAAAGGCTGACATTAGAAGAGTTTGAGTTGATTTATGATAGCGCACCGATCTTTCTTAAAGTAGCAATGGCATTAACGTTAGAGACAACTCATGCCATCAATGAGATCTGTCGTATCAAATACAACATACGCACGCCAAAGGATAACCGTTGTGGAATTGTCTGGAATGAGGATAAGCAGCCTATTTTAGTGGATGGTGAAAAAATTTATGGTTACTTATATATCCATAGACAAAAGGTATTAAATTCCGACGCATCTAGAGTAAAGATCCCCGTCACTCAGTCTATCTATGACATTGTACAGCTGAGTTATACAGACCGTATACGCTGCCCTTATATCGTTCACATGAAACCGATACAAAGACAAAGAGGCGTGGCAAAAGATTGTGATCATATCTACCAAGTGCAAAGCCATTACCTCAGCAAGCAGTTCAGCAGGGTACGTGACAAAGTTGGTGTGAAGTCGCACTTACCAAGTAATGAAAGACCGACGTACCATGAAATTCGTTCCTTAGCGGCTCGAATGATTGAAGAAAAAGGGTTAAGTGCTACAAAGAGAATGGCCCATAGCAACTCAAAAACCACGGAAATCTATACAAAACCTGACCAAGCAGTATGGAATGAGTGTGAGCCAATTTCAGTTAAGCAATACCCGAACGATAACTAA
- a CDS encoding tyrosine-type recombinase/integrase: protein MVGTEISLHTDFSRLRPEHVHQAIMLARKHGTSNEQYQKIQDAINHLLREFNKREERYAKNSLSQLYSNWSRFEKWCHEHEHHPLPAAAETIELFFEDKVDDLHRNSNRSYAWAISKIHRISGCPDPFLDEIVRDKMAGIFRRKVEAGERIVQASAFREKHLDKITELWRHSPSLRYRRDLALLTVAYETLLRASEIANIRFGHLEYPGDGTALLTIPITKSNHSGEPDTVVFSPEAVDIIHEYVELAGLDDTDEQAFLFVGVSRHNTPYRPKLIDPAHPESGKKHKKMTSWTIEQIFNKAWEALNLGKVGIATFTGHSARVGACQDLLTDGYTILQVQQAGRWSTPAMVMRYGRGILAKDGAMAQKRAFRGRK from the coding sequence ATGGTCGGCACTGAAATCTCACTTCATACGGACTTTTCCCGTTTAAGGCCAGAACATGTTCACCAAGCGATCATGCTCGCACGAAAGCACGGTACATCGAACGAACAGTACCAAAAAATTCAAGATGCTATTAACCATCTTTTGCGAGAGTTCAATAAACGTGAAGAGCGTTATGCTAAGAACTCACTTTCTCAGCTTTATAGCAACTGGTCACGATTTGAGAAATGGTGTCACGAGCATGAACATCACCCATTGCCAGCAGCCGCAGAAACCATCGAATTATTCTTTGAAGATAAGGTCGACGACTTACACCGTAACTCAAATCGATCTTATGCCTGGGCCATTTCAAAAATTCATCGTATCTCGGGTTGTCCGGATCCATTTCTTGATGAAATCGTGCGTGACAAGATGGCCGGTATCTTTCGGAGAAAAGTTGAGGCGGGTGAACGAATTGTACAGGCTTCAGCGTTTCGAGAGAAACACTTAGATAAGATAACCGAATTGTGGCGTCATTCCCCTAGCCTACGGTATCGTCGTGATCTGGCTTTGCTGACTGTTGCTTATGAAACCCTACTTCGTGCGTCGGAAATCGCAAATATCCGTTTTGGTCACTTAGAGTACCCAGGTGACGGAACGGCTTTGCTGACCATCCCTATCACCAAATCTAATCATAGTGGCGAACCAGATACAGTGGTTTTTAGTCCGGAAGCTGTTGATATTATTCATGAATACGTAGAATTAGCAGGGCTTGATGACACTGATGAACAAGCCTTCTTGTTCGTCGGTGTGAGCCGACACAACACGCCATATAGACCAAAGTTAATCGACCCAGCCCACCCTGAAAGCGGCAAAAAACATAAGAAAATGACGTCATGGACTATCGAGCAGATCTTCAATAAAGCATGGGAAGCGCTTAATTTGGGTAAGGTTGGTATTGCCACTTTTACTGGCCACAGTGCAAGAGTTGGCGCGTGTCAGGATTTATTGACCGATGGATACACCATCTTGCAAGTACAGCAAGCCGGACGTTGGTCCACACCGGCTATGGTGATGAGGTACGGTCGCGGAATATTGGCAAAAGATGGTGCAATGGCACAGAAACGCGCATTTAGAGGACGAAAATAA